Proteins from a single region of Runella sp. SP2:
- a CDS encoding OmpA family protein — protein MNKLKHLCLAALVSVSAMAQTPVRETLLQQANRQFDTQAYAKAIALYQDVIDDGLLPANQRQITFLNMGYAYLQLGDSERAASFYQQALAEQGLSGGLTTHYLHYAKVLANLGQMQESQRYFERYQAEKQQEGRQMQSAQTYTKKRITYRLDYLGINTSDAEFSPMYYKNGLVYLSGKTSVSSESTQKGYLDLFYIPNRDEIKATTTLHSDGTETSGKETNKPTASASKNGRLGSDAYTRPTSNDSRTLGSYNSYGLNSEAATSTGEVAKPGKPISFSKELNTRFHEGPATFSADGSRIIFTRNNFNEGQKGMSEDKNIKLKLYTAQWGNGDWTNVQELGFNSDEYSTAHPALSKDGNLLYFVSDMPKGMGGKDIYVSRWENEQWSKPINMGKELNTRQDEVFPFVDEVGNLYFSTSGRKGGLGGLDLYYAVLSKDGTKVIEVIHLDAPINSKADDFGIVTDGARTTGYFSSNRREGDDDIYRFTRESSLYECRELLLRVFDAETMQRLDSATIAIRSKIGGESTEKTLQTDADGWAHLCLASDNDFIFTVSKEGFVDNTVGFSTHHLTDDKPTRLELSLAHPVVLQTMVSQNEDPQKKKTSLTDSLQHLKHSRVRGIVRTETDRQPIEGVLVRLRNECDKKIYETITGPDGKYDFEILEGCDYTLIYSKDTYGTNTLKIARVPKKTAPKVLSNDVGLLKKGDIVQLDNIYHDQGKRTISPDAARELDKLVATMKRYPSLQAEILSHTDSRGEASRNKTVSQNRAQEIVNYMVAKGVARKRLKATGMGESMPVNGCVDGVICTEAEYRRNRRTEFKVVEIR, from the coding sequence ATGAATAAACTCAAGCATCTTTGTTTAGCTGCATTGGTTTCAGTTTCAGCAATGGCACAAACGCCCGTTCGTGAGACATTGCTCCAACAAGCCAATCGTCAGTTTGATACACAAGCTTACGCCAAGGCAATTGCATTGTATCAAGACGTGATCGACGATGGATTGCTACCTGCAAATCAACGTCAGATAACCTTTCTCAACATGGGGTATGCGTATCTCCAATTGGGCGATAGCGAAAGAGCCGCTAGTTTTTACCAGCAAGCATTGGCAGAACAAGGGCTATCGGGAGGACTTACTACGCACTATTTACACTACGCAAAAGTGTTAGCCAACCTCGGGCAAATGCAAGAATCGCAACGGTATTTTGAGCGCTACCAAGCTGAAAAACAGCAAGAAGGCCGACAAATGCAAAGTGCCCAAACTTATACTAAAAAACGAATTACGTACCGTTTAGATTACCTGGGAATTAATACCTCCGACGCCGAATTTAGCCCTATGTACTATAAAAACGGCTTGGTATATCTGTCGGGAAAAACCTCGGTGTCTTCGGAATCAACTCAAAAAGGTTACCTCGATTTGTTTTATATTCCGAATCGCGACGAAATCAAAGCAACGACCACGCTTCATTCGGATGGAACAGAAACAAGTGGCAAAGAGACCAATAAACCTACTGCCTCTGCTTCCAAAAATGGCCGTTTGGGCAGTGATGCCTACACGCGCCCAACCTCTAACGATTCGCGCACTTTAGGCAGCTATAATTCCTACGGACTTAACAGCGAAGCGGCTACATCCACGGGAGAAGTGGCCAAACCTGGCAAGCCAATTTCGTTTAGCAAAGAATTGAATACCCGCTTTCACGAAGGCCCCGCAACTTTTAGTGCTGATGGCTCACGCATCATTTTTACCCGTAATAACTTCAATGAAGGTCAAAAAGGGATGAGTGAAGACAAAAACATCAAATTAAAGTTATACACGGCGCAGTGGGGAAATGGCGACTGGACCAACGTGCAAGAACTTGGGTTTAACAGCGACGAATATTCTACAGCCCACCCAGCGTTGAGCAAAGACGGCAATTTGTTGTATTTTGTATCAGATATGCCAAAAGGAATGGGAGGAAAAGATATTTACGTATCGCGTTGGGAAAATGAACAGTGGTCGAAGCCAATTAATATGGGCAAAGAGCTCAATACCCGCCAAGATGAAGTGTTTCCGTTTGTGGATGAAGTAGGGAATCTCTATTTTTCTACCTCGGGAAGAAAAGGGGGATTGGGCGGCCTTGATTTGTACTATGCCGTGTTGAGCAAAGACGGAACTAAGGTGATTGAGGTCATTCACCTCGACGCTCCTATCAACTCTAAAGCCGATGATTTTGGCATTGTAACCGACGGCGCACGTACTACGGGGTATTTTAGTAGCAACCGACGCGAGGGCGACGATGATATTTACCGCTTCACGCGTGAAAGCTCGTTGTACGAATGTCGGGAATTGTTATTGCGGGTGTTTGACGCCGAAACCATGCAACGCCTCGACAGTGCAACGATTGCCATTCGTTCCAAAATCGGAGGAGAGTCAACCGAGAAAACACTGCAGACTGATGCCGATGGCTGGGCACACCTTTGTTTGGCGTCTGATAACGATTTTATTTTTACGGTGTCAAAAGAGGGTTTTGTTGATAATACCGTTGGTTTTTCTACCCACCACCTGACCGACGACAAACCCACGCGACTTGAACTTAGTTTGGCGCATCCTGTGGTGCTTCAAACCATGGTGAGCCAAAACGAAGACCCTCAAAAAAAAAAAACATCCCTGACTGATTCGCTCCAACACCTCAAACATTCGCGCGTTAGGGGAATCGTACGGACCGAAACCGACCGCCAACCGATTGAAGGAGTATTGGTAAGGCTACGAAACGAATGCGATAAAAAAATATACGAAACGATTACAGGGCCTGATGGTAAGTATGATTTTGAGATCCTGGAAGGTTGTGACTATACCTTGATTTACTCCAAAGATACTTACGGTACAAACACCCTCAAAATCGCCAGAGTACCGAAGAAAACCGCACCAAAAGTACTATCAAACGACGTGGGGTTACTAAAAAAGGGGGATATCGTGCAGTTAGACAATATCTATCATGACCAAGGCAAACGTACCATTAGCCCCGACGCCGCCCGTGAACTAGACAAGCTAGTGGCTACGATGAAGCGTTATCCGTCGTTGCAAGCAGAAATTCTTTCGCATACCGATAGCCGTGGTGAAGCCAGTCGCAACAAAACAGTATCCCAAAACAGAGCACAAGAAATTGTTAACTACATGGTAGCAAAAGGCGTAGCTCGTAAGCGATTAAAAGCAACAGGAATGGGCGAAAGTATGCCAGTAAACGGGTGCGTTGACGGGGTGATTTGTACGGAAGCCGAATACAGACGCAACCGCAGAACCGAATTTAAAGTCGTAGAGATTAGATAA
- a CDS encoding YceI family protein yields the protein MATSTWVIDPTHSEVQFKVKHLVISTVTGSFKSFEGSVQTEGDSFDGASIQFTADVNSIDTNMEQRDGHLKSADFFDAENFPTLSFASTSFVQKGDDEFTLTGDLTLRGVTKSISLAVNYGGQMVDFYGNTKAGFELTGKINRKDFGLNWGAVTEAGGVVVSDEVKLHFNIQVAKQA from the coding sequence ATGGCAACTTCAACATGGGTAATCGACCCAACACACTCAGAAGTACAGTTTAAAGTAAAGCACCTTGTGATCTCAACCGTAACAGGTAGCTTCAAATCATTTGAAGGTTCAGTTCAAACCGAAGGCGATAGCTTCGACGGGGCGAGCATCCAATTTACAGCCGACGTAAACAGCATTGACACCAACATGGAACAGCGCGATGGTCACTTGAAAAGCGCTGATTTCTTTGATGCAGAAAACTTCCCCACACTTTCGTTTGCTTCTACGTCATTTGTACAAAAAGGTGATGATGAATTTACACTTACGGGAGATTTGACCCTTAGAGGTGTAACAAAATCTATCAGCCTTGCCGTTAACTACGGTGGTCAAATGGTAGATTTCTACGGAAATACCAAAGCAGGTTTTGAACTTACAGGAAAAATCAACCGTAAAGATTTTGGTTTGAACTGGGGAGCAGTAACCGAAGCAGGTGGTGTGGTAGTAAGCGACGAAGTAAAACTTCACTTCAATATCCAAGTAGCGAAACAAGCGTAA
- a CDS encoding GH3 auxin-responsive promoter family protein produces the protein MGFRSSLSKPLARYIANQQQGWMYNAPAAQDNWRQRLIGQAKHTVFGREHFFKDIHSYEDFKQAVPVRDYEDLKGYIQQVIDGKDDVLWPAKPIYFAKTSGTTSGTKYIPISKDSISNHIDSARNALLNYIHETGKAEFLDQKLIFLSGSPVLDTKGSVPTGRLSGISNHHVPAYLRTNQMPSYETNCIEEWEEKLERIIDETINQRMSLISGIPPWVQMYFDRIIARTGKPIKDVFPDFQLFVYGGVNFEPYRAKLFDSIGKKIDSIEMYPASEGFIAYQDSQDSEGLLLLADTGIFYEFIPADEFFNENPTRLTLEQVEVGKNYALIINNNAGLWGYSIGDTVKFVSKDPYRLLVTGRIKHFISAFGEHVIGEEVEKALQYAMQRHPETEVVEFTVAPMVTPSEGLPYHEWLIEFATLPKNMEQFAKDIDERLAKLNVYYDDLISGSILRPLKINALPKNAFIDYMRSQGKLGGQNKVPRLANDRKIADALAK, from the coding sequence ATGGGCTTTCGCTCTTCGCTTAGTAAGCCGCTGGCTCGGTACATTGCTAACCAGCAACAAGGGTGGATGTACAATGCACCCGCCGCTCAAGACAATTGGCGTCAGCGCCTAATTGGTCAAGCCAAACATACGGTGTTCGGACGAGAGCACTTTTTTAAGGACATACATTCGTACGAAGATTTTAAACAAGCCGTCCCTGTGCGGGATTATGAAGACTTGAAAGGGTATATCCAACAAGTCATCGACGGTAAAGACGATGTGCTGTGGCCTGCCAAGCCTATTTATTTTGCCAAAACTTCGGGTACTACTTCTGGCACCAAATACATCCCTATTAGCAAAGACTCTATCTCCAATCACATTGATTCTGCTCGCAATGCCCTTTTGAATTACATTCACGAAACAGGCAAAGCAGAATTTTTAGACCAAAAACTTATCTTCTTGTCGGGCAGTCCCGTTTTAGATACGAAAGGAAGTGTACCTACGGGTCGTTTGTCAGGTATCTCTAACCACCACGTGCCCGCGTACCTGCGCACCAACCAAATGCCCTCTTACGAAACCAACTGCATCGAAGAGTGGGAAGAGAAGCTAGAGCGTATCATCGACGAAACCATCAATCAACGGATGTCCCTGATTTCGGGCATTCCGCCTTGGGTGCAGATGTATTTTGACCGTATCATTGCGCGTACGGGCAAACCCATCAAAGATGTTTTCCCTGACTTTCAGTTATTTGTTTATGGTGGGGTAAATTTTGAACCGTATCGTGCCAAATTATTTGACTCGATTGGCAAAAAAATTGATTCAATTGAAATGTACCCCGCTTCGGAAGGTTTTATTGCTTACCAAGATTCTCAAGATTCTGAAGGCTTGTTGTTGTTGGCCGATACAGGTATTTTCTACGAGTTTATTCCTGCTGACGAGTTTTTCAACGAAAACCCCACTCGCTTGACCCTCGAACAAGTGGAAGTCGGTAAAAACTACGCCCTGATTATCAACAACAATGCAGGACTGTGGGGGTACTCAATCGGTGATACCGTGAAATTTGTGTCTAAAGACCCTTACCGTTTGCTGGTAACTGGGCGCATCAAGCACTTTATTTCGGCCTTTGGTGAGCACGTCATTGGCGAAGAAGTGGAAAAGGCACTTCAATACGCGATGCAGCGCCACCCCGAAACTGAAGTCGTAGAGTTTACGGTGGCTCCGATGGTGACTCCTTCTGAGGGTTTGCCTTATCACGAGTGGCTCATTGAATTTGCAACACTCCCTAAGAACATGGAGCAATTTGCCAAAGACATTGACGAACGTTTGGCAAAATTAAACGTCTATTACGATGACTTAATTTCGGGAAGTATTTTACGGCCGCTTAAAATCAATGCCCTGCCCAAAAATGCGTTCATTGATTACATGCGTTCGCAAGGGAAATTAGGTGGGCAAAACAAAGTCCCTCGTTTGGCAAATGACCGAAAAATAGCCGATGCTTTGGCCAAATAA
- a CDS encoding lytic transglycosylase domain-containing protein, which produces MKRKQCLILSTLLLYTVGAQAEGFNESTCIRFCDEPLPVYEKQVLTYFQSALMHTASMPLQEIKPRAQKFFRVIEPILKQYQVPSDFKYLCVVESALEAKAVSHRGAYGYWQFMPQTARAMGLVINENVDEREDLVKSTHAACQYFVNLYHELGSWSMVAAAYNAGPTKVRKYLGRHGKTGYYKLRISAENRKYLYRVLAAKELFTRPEVYAPVILEEISLVKFMKQFGLALGLVAPPKIKVKPNATNELQLAEVVTSLNEAMVTGFEELIPLSFKRTGVFHFPYNEEKADLELAQNSEKHQRYIWWRAIRLNYRRRNDLKALLAESRSLDLSTASPLAA; this is translated from the coding sequence TTGAAAAGGAAACAATGTCTTATTCTTTCAACACTTCTGTTGTACACAGTAGGAGCGCAAGCCGAGGGCTTTAACGAATCTACTTGTATCCGTTTTTGTGACGAACCATTGCCAGTTTACGAAAAGCAGGTACTTACTTATTTTCAATCTGCGTTGATGCATACAGCTAGTATGCCCCTTCAAGAGATAAAACCTCGCGCGCAGAAATTCTTTCGTGTGATTGAACCGATTCTAAAGCAGTACCAAGTCCCTTCAGATTTTAAATACCTGTGCGTAGTCGAAAGTGCACTTGAAGCAAAGGCAGTTTCACACCGAGGTGCTTATGGGTACTGGCAATTTATGCCACAAACAGCCCGTGCGATGGGCTTAGTCATCAACGAAAACGTCGATGAGCGGGAAGATTTAGTGAAATCTACACACGCTGCTTGTCAGTATTTTGTCAATCTGTACCACGAACTTGGGTCGTGGTCGATGGTAGCCGCTGCTTATAACGCAGGGCCTACCAAAGTAAGAAAATACTTGGGTAGGCACGGTAAAACGGGGTATTACAAACTTCGTATCAGTGCCGAGAACCGTAAGTATCTCTACCGCGTATTGGCGGCAAAAGAGCTCTTTACGCGCCCAGAGGTATATGCACCAGTGATCCTGGAAGAGATTTCTCTCGTTAAATTTATGAAGCAGTTTGGACTGGCTTTGGGCTTGGTAGCACCACCTAAAATTAAGGTAAAACCAAATGCTACCAACGAATTGCAGCTTGCGGAAGTTGTAACTTCGCTCAATGAAGCGATGGTAACAGGCTTTGAAGAGCTAATACCGCTTTCGTTCAAACGAACAGGGGTATTTCATTTTCCTTATAATGAGGAAAAAGCAGATCTCGAATTGGCACAAAATTCGGAAAAGCACCAGCGCTACATTTGGTGGCGTGCCATCCGATTAAACTACCGCCGCCGCAACGACCTCAAAGCGTTGTTGGCTGAGTCGCGTAGCCTAGATTTAAGCACTGCTTCGCCTTTAGCGGCTTAG